The following are encoded together in the Methylorubrum sp. B1-46 genome:
- the dsbD gene encoding protein-disulfide reductase DsbD — MPNVFTHLILAALLWTGSSLWSPGQCREPGARPTPFTVDAARDPDLSLRLRWTIAPGTYLYRDKIAATDASGRELPVSTQLGETKDDPNFGPTEVYHGATEAIVPGAALAGVREVRVTYQGCAEKGICYPPINKVIEVPALGPQATATAATPATDAQAEPASGLLSGHLAGVLATFLGLGLLLAFTPCLLPMVPVLAGMLARSGERLSAGRGFVLSGTYVIAMALAYGTLGVAAAWSGRNLQNALQTPAALGLLAAAFAALALSMFGVFDLALPSGVAGRLSRLNGGKLGALGAAAVMGFTSALIVGPCVTPPLAAALLYVAQTGDVARGAAALFALGLGMGLPLIAFGTFGAGILPKSGPWLVAAKQAFGVVFLALAITMVSRLVPSEVSLVLWGALAIGVGVFVGAFDVLRAGAAGRLSKVAGIVAVTYGCALVVGAAGGGTDPLRPLAGFGPSRAVHVEESRSVSSVPAFEAALAAARAAGKPVLVEFAADWCSVCKTNERTVLADPGIRARLRAVSVIRADVTRDDDATRALMRRFEVVGPPTLILMRPDGGEVREARTEGELTVEDLKRRLALVGA; from the coding sequence ATGCCGAACGTTTTCACCCACCTTATCCTCGCTGCCCTGCTCTGGACCGGCTCCTCGCTGTGGTCACCGGGGCAGTGCCGCGAGCCCGGTGCGCGGCCGACGCCCTTCACCGTCGATGCGGCTCGCGACCCAGACCTCTCGCTGCGCCTGCGATGGACCATCGCCCCCGGCACCTACCTCTACCGTGACAAGATCGCCGCCACCGACGCGAGCGGCAGGGAGCTTCCTGTCAGCACCCAGCTCGGCGAGACCAAGGATGACCCCAACTTCGGGCCGACGGAAGTCTATCACGGCGCGACGGAGGCCATCGTGCCGGGTGCGGCTCTCGCGGGGGTGCGCGAGGTGCGCGTCACCTATCAGGGCTGTGCCGAGAAGGGCATCTGCTACCCGCCGATCAACAAGGTCATCGAGGTCCCCGCGCTAGGTCCGCAGGCGACCGCGACCGCCGCGACGCCGGCCACGGACGCGCAGGCCGAGCCCGCGAGCGGCCTGCTCTCGGGCCATCTCGCGGGCGTCCTGGCGACCTTCCTCGGGCTCGGCCTGCTCCTGGCCTTCACCCCGTGCCTGCTCCCGATGGTCCCGGTGCTGGCCGGCATGCTGGCCCGGTCCGGGGAGCGGCTCTCGGCCGGACGAGGTTTCGTACTCTCCGGCACATACGTGATCGCGATGGCGCTGGCCTACGGGACGCTCGGCGTGGCGGCGGCATGGTCCGGGCGCAACCTTCAAAACGCACTCCAGACTCCCGCCGCGCTTGGACTGCTCGCCGCAGCCTTCGCCGCCCTGGCCCTGTCGATGTTCGGCGTGTTCGACCTGGCGCTGCCGTCCGGCGTCGCCGGCCGGCTGTCACGCCTGAACGGAGGCAAGCTTGGCGCGCTCGGCGCCGCCGCTGTCATGGGCTTCACCTCCGCCCTGATCGTCGGGCCCTGCGTGACGCCGCCACTCGCCGCGGCCCTCCTCTATGTCGCCCAGACCGGCGACGTGGCGCGCGGCGCCGCCGCCCTGTTCGCGCTCGGCCTCGGCATGGGCCTGCCGCTGATCGCATTCGGGACGTTCGGGGCGGGTATCCTGCCGAAGTCAGGCCCTTGGCTGGTCGCGGCCAAGCAGGCCTTCGGCGTAGTCTTCCTCGCGTTGGCCATCACCATGGTTTCGCGCCTCGTGCCGTCCGAGGTCTCCCTCGTGCTCTGGGGCGCGCTGGCGATCGGCGTCGGCGTGTTCGTCGGGGCGTTCGACGTCCTCAGGGCGGGTGCCGCGGGCCGGCTAAGCAAGGTCGCCGGTATCGTTGCCGTGACCTACGGCTGCGCCCTCGTCGTCGGCGCCGCGGGCGGCGGGACCGACCCGCTCCGGCCGCTCGCAGGCTTCGGCCCGTCGCGAGCGGTTCACGTCGAGGAGAGCCGGTCTGTCTCCTCCGTCCCGGCTTTCGAGGCCGCCCTCGCGGCGGCCCGTGCCGCGGGCAAGCCGGTGCTCGTCGAGTTCGCCGCCGACTGGTGCAGCGTCTGCAAGACCAACGAACGGACGGTCCTGGCTGACCCCGGCATCCGGGCGAGGCTGAGGGCCGTCTCGGTCATCCGCGCCGACGTCACCCGCGACGACGACGCCACCCGCGCCCTGATGCGGCGCTTCGAGGTGGTCGGACCGCCGACCCTCATCCTGATGCGCCCCGACGGCGGCGAGGTCCGCGAGGCCCGCACCGAGGGCGAACTCACGGTCGAGGACCTGAAGCGCCGCCTCGCCCTCGTCGGCGCCTGA